Within the Borrelia miyamotoi genome, the region TAACTACTCAATTCTTACTTTTTTATAATCAAATAATCAATACTTCTTAACAAAAGCAAGCTCAAGTCCCAACAACCCACCAGTACTACCTTCATTGAAGTTTAAATCAAATGTAGGTTTAAATCCTCCTAACTCAATTCCTAAATCTTTTTGAAGCCTTTTATTAAAATTATACGCATATGTAAAAGGAAGTATAATGCCCACAATACGTGTTAAACCCATAGTAGCAGCCCCTATTGCTATTAAAGATACAGAAATCGTTCCCTTCTTTTGTCCTGGATCTGTTTTTTGTTGAGCTTCAGTCAGTGTATTAAACTGATGTCTAGAAAATAGACCATAAGTTAACAAACTTACACCCAAAGCATCAGTACCCATAAGCAATAGTCCACCAAGAACATCTCCTTGAGTAAAAGTTCCTATTCCAAATCCTATAGTAACATTTAATAAAGCAGGAATTAATGCAGTTTTTTTATTAGACTCATAAAATAAAAAGTTATCTATCCCAACACTACCACCACTCTCTGAAATCATATCACCATTACTTTGAGCAAAACTAACGAAAAAACAAAGAAGAAATAACATTAATATTAACATTCTTTTCATAAAATACCCCCATCATATAATTAAATATTAACTAAATTATTTAATATTTAATTTATATATAAATTAACTAAATTATTTAATAATTAAATTATATATAATTTAACTAAATTATTCAATTATATATAATTTAATTATTAAATAATTTAGTTATAACTTTACTTAAACTTAATTTTTTTAATACTACTGCTTGAAATTCTTCTGCCCACAGAAATTCGCGATTTAACCATAAAATCATTAATATTAATCACTTTAACAATATTTTTACTAGTAGAAAATTCTACAAATTCCGGATTTAAAGCAAAATCTACAAATTCATCCTCATCATTTAAAAATTTATAAACCTTATCCGTAACAAACTTATCTATCTTAAATCTCTTAAGATAATAAAAATTATCAACTTTATTAAGATAAATTACAGAAAATACTTGTTCTTTAGAATTATTTATATCATACACTAAAGCATCCAAATTATTCTTATCAATAAAGGTTTTATCTTCAATATTTTTTAACACATAAGAATTTTTTCTAAATATCAATAATTTATCATAGTGACTAGCATTACCAATAAACTCACCATCAATAATAAGACTGGTTCCAACAAAACCTGTATTTAAGTTCAAATAAACCTTCATATTCTTAGTAGCTATTTCTCTAACATTTTTTGACTTAATTAAAGATATTTCCGTTTTTCTAAGATAAATTTTAGAATATTTTGCAAGAAGCTTATCAATAAAATTTATTGCATAACCCTTAATTGAATTAATATTACTCTCTACATTTTTTAATTCTTTATTTAAAGTTCGAATGTCTTTATTATTTTTATCAATATCAAACATACTTATCTTCCTAATAGGAATTTTAAGTAAATTCTCAATATCACTCAAAACAATCTCTCTAGACAAATTATTCCTATACTTGAAAATTTCATTCAGTACAATATTAACAACATCAGACTCTTTAGAAATAGTCTCAAGGATTTTATAAATTTTCTTTTCAATAAATATTTGTTCCAAACTCTTATAAAATATCTTCTCAATAATTTTACTTCTCTCTAATTCAAGCTCCATCTTTAAAACTTTTTGCAAATGTTCAGCATGAAATTTGATGATGTCTGTAATAGTATAAATAACAGGATATCTATCACTTAGTAAAAGCAAATTAACAGAAATAGATACTTGACAATTTGTATAATGATATAATTTTTCAATCACTTCACTCGCATAAACCCCTCTTGGAAGAGTTAATTCAATCTCAACATTCTCAGTAGTAAAATCGTTAATGCTTGAAACTTTAATATAATTTTTACGAATAGCTTTCTCAATTGAAGCTATCAAACTCTCAGTAGTCTCTCCAAATGGTAATTCTTTTATTAAAATAGCCTTATTATCATCTGTAGACTCAATTTTCGCACGAACCAACACTTTTCCATTTCCATCAGCATATTCATTAACATCCACTATACCACCTGTTGGAAAATCAGGGTAAA harbors:
- a CDS encoding P13 family porin, yielding MKRMLILMLFLLCFFVSFAQSNGDMISESGGSVGIDNFLFYESNKKTALIPALLNVTIGFGIGTFTQGDVLGGLLLMGTDALGVSLLTYGLFSRHQFNTLTEAQQKTDPGQKKGTISVSLIAIGAATMGLTRIVGIILPFTYAYNFNKRLQKDLGIELGGFKPTFDLNFNEGSTGGLLGLELAFVKKY
- a CDS encoding DNA topoisomerase IV subunit A, whose translation is MDIKTLLKDNFLQYSSYVIKDRAIASVIDGFKPVQRRIIHSLFEMNDGNFHKVANVVGNTMKYHPHGDTSIYEALVNIANKDLFIEKQGNFGNLLTGDPASASRYIECRLTPLAFEVLYSKEITSYEPSYDGRNDEPLIFPAKIPVILIQGSEGIAVGMAAKILPHNFNEILNAVKSELLGEPYELYPDFPTGGIVDVNEYADGNGKVLVRAKIESTDDNKAILIKELPFGETTESLIASIEKAIRKNYIKVSSINDFTTENVEIELTLPRGVYASEVIEKLYHYTNCQVSISVNLLLLSDRYPVIYTITDIIKFHAEHLQKVLKMELELERSKIIEKIFYKSLEQIFIEKKIYKILETISKESDVVNIVLNEIFKYRNNLSREIVLSDIENLLKIPIRKISMFDIDKNNKDIRTLNKELKNVESNINSIKGYAINFIDKLLAKYSKIYLRKTEISLIKSKNVREIATKNMKVYLNLNTGFVGTSLIIDGEFIGNASHYDKLLIFRKNSYVLKNIEDKTFIDKNNLDALVYDINNSKEQVFSVIYLNKVDNFYYLKRFKIDKFVTDKVYKFLNDEDEFVDFALNPEFVEFSTSKNIVKVININDFMVKSRISVGRRISSSSIKKIKFK